caaccccctgggcctgctctgggccctccaggtccttgccctgctcccaagggctgtggaggtgcttaatggtcagggcttggggtttggagctcagggtggggattaggcagaactttgggaggtttgttgttctgctggcagttcatgattaggggaagagctttttgggctgggtcaggattaaagcttggcttttcatactggtaCTACAGgtttgggattggggtgggcactggagtacaaataagagtctggagttctgggattgggctttttctggcttggaattagagcagtggattcctttccatgggaggggcagcacttttAGGTGGTGTTGGGGCTTCAGGTTACAAAGAGAGTAATGGCCTACCAGGAAtgtttgcacagtcagtgtttcagcaccctctgAATTCCctgaacctggttttacctcatcaaaatccttcctctctgttgatcaagcccctctttccttccccagttttccttcccttttgtcccagttcctcttaacctcctcagaactttcatcaagatgggctcagctttgtgataacacggtgcaacctcatggaatcaaggagccactgtgaaactgcagaacctcatggaattatggggccattgtgacactggggaaagccatggaatcaagaggccactggGACGGTCCAGGGccccatggagccaaaggaacccagggacagtgggcaacctcctgaaataaaggggccattttgacactgcagaaacccatggaatcaggaggccattgtggcactgcagggcctcttggaAACAAGGAAACCCTGGGCCacagtggaatttcatggaatcaagaggccattgtgacactggggaaccaCATGGACTCAATGGGCCgatgtgacactgcagggccttctggaacaaaaggaaccctgagacatctcagaccctcctggaaccaaggggccactgtgcctccccagaactccatggaatcaagcagagccgctgcctcccccccgccgccgcacggaccggagtcgccggctctgccccgcttggacagctctggagtcagcgtgttcttgggcagcacaactgagatcagagagtttcccaccttttgctttgccccctcttttccccagggacagggcagcctcttcccatggcccctctgctcacacagggtgtcctgctcttctcctggcacatcccatctccccacagagcctttCCCCTTTCAGGGGAACATGTCTGTGCTGGCCtgagcagcccttcctgcaccccctgcccatgctccccacagcccctgagatgggggggctgctctgcagagcacaggggcATGGGGGACtctgttgggctgtgctgctcaagctgggaggcagagccagctgatggtgctccctgccactgaccacctcccacagacgctcctgtgtggccatggagggggctcagaggggccctgccttgttccagagctgggacatggctTTGGGGGCTGCTCTTGGTCAACCTGTGCAAGTTCACTGAGGGGGAGATGAATCACTCCTCAGActcctgtccctgttcctgctgtgtgCCCTGTGCTCTCATGGATTACACCAGACACGTGGTACTTTATCTCTGGGTGACTCcagcctgggcaggattctactgtccttgagcccagctctgtcccagcagtgcccagggcctgtccctgcccgtggTCACAGCACTGACACCAAGCACAACAGTGACCAACCAGCCAGAGCACTCAGGGACCTTCCCCAAAGGCACAGAAGGAGAGTGTTGAATTGGGAAGGATCAAGTGCTGGTGCtcccttgcactgctgctgttctgaTCTCCTTttccccaacccccctgcacACGGGCACTGCCCTGACATTTTATAAGGTATCTGAAGAACCGTCTCAAAAACACCAGGTTTCCACTGTgtcctttcatttgttttaatatgAAGAGAGGATTTCTCATTTACACTGGGGCAGGGTCAAATTCAGGAAGAAGACAGTGAATTAGAAGCTGGATCGAGAACAAAATTTTATTGTGCTCTACATCATAAAAAGtcaaaataccaaagaaaaCATTCTTAGCCCCTCCAAAATCCTGAGAAGAGGGGGTTGGCATGTAGCAAGTAATGTTAGGAATgatttacagaagaaaacaggcagctttctgcttctgaaaagcatccaatcatcatcttcctcagggcatccttgagctcctggttcctgaggctgtagatgagggggttcagtgctggaggcaccactgagtacagaactgccaCCACGAGGTCCAGAGATGGGGATGAGATGGATGGGGGCCTCAGGTGGGAAAACATGCCAGTGCTAAGAAATAGGGAgagcacggccaggtgagggaggcacgtggaaaaggctttgtacCGTCCCTCATGAGAGGgaatcctcagcacagccctgaagatctgcacataggagaaaacaatgaaaacaaaacatccccaaaaaggaaaagcactaAAAGCAAGAAGCCCAATTTCCCTCAGGTATGTGcttgagcaggagagcttgaggatcTGAGGCACTTCACaaaagaactggcccagggcattgccctggcacaggggcagggaaaatgtattggctgtgtgcagcagagaatagagaaatgcagtggcccaggcagctgctgccatgtgggtacaagctctgctgcccaggagggtcccgtagtgcaggggtttgcagatggcaacgtagcggtcgtagcacatgatggtgaggagggaaaattCTGCTGTGATGaagaattgaaagaaaaagagctgtgcagcacatcctgtgtaggagatggttgtggtgtcccagagggaattgtgcatggctttggggacagtggtgcagatgcagcccaggtctgtgagggagaggttgagcaggaagaagcccatgggggtgtgcaggtggtggtcgcaggctagggcgctgaggatgaggccgttggccaggagggcagccagggagatggccaggaagagccagaagtgcaggagctgcagctcccgcctgtctgccaatgccaggaggaggaactggggcatggagctgctgttgggcatttgctgCCTCAGGGTATGGTTTactgttgaggagaaaaaaaggcagaacagaATTACGTCAGGTTCAATtagcaaaacatcttgcatgtctcatagcaattcaacattcagggcctcttttcaggaagatctctctgcatccctctcctgAGCTCTaggttttgctggctgaaggggaCACTGAGAACAGGGACTGGGCTACCGAggaatccttcttgctgtgcagtgagaggcaacttgaagcacagggtgacctccaattaaatgcacttgtgatgtatcaaagtggttccagaactgctggtcacagtttgcccaagggcagaacagagggaggggatttgaGGGACTTGATTTTGTTCCAGTTCCTCTTGCCAGGAGTTTGGATGGTTGAAATCTCTGACATTTCTGATGTGCTCCAAGGGAAATTTTGTGAGtcctgagaggcaaagggatggtctcttggtgcagagacaagagctggccatctttcctgttcacagctgaccctggctggcagcttggagctgaaggGAGATGGGGAGATGGCCCTTAGGAattcccttaaaaaagaaacaaggcacttctgggagcagaggatTCCTGGTTCAAAGAGCAGATTGAAAGAATCCTTGCCTTTACTCAGGATGCCTGATTAGGATCTCATCTTTCtcctcccagactgccacacacagagggatcattgcagctcccaagtacagctgcccagagcatttctatggatttagcactgaggagttttctccatggggatcctgtgcagcacagagatcctatggcagagctgtgcccttctggagggcagctgcagccctgcaggacacccaggcaaacggctgaagaccctgaaggtgcctggagggcacttgggcacttggctcccacagacacattcccaaagcagcacccaaagggtttatgtctggacaggaatctgccccccccccccccaccccaaaccccacagtggctcagaaaacccactggtgagaacaaggagagcccaggcagcaggggatggcagtgaaatgccacaatgctgctgccaagggaggagggacacagagagacagctggaaatcagggccctgtccttgcctgggctctggctgctgcagggcaatgcacagcccagcccccgtgggcctgagggcacaggctctgcttaggctgggaaaggagcccaggcaggagctgctcagggaaggggtctgtgccacagggacagcagggaggggcccccatccccctgcccagcccttgtggcagcagctgcctctccctgcctgcctgtctctgggtgaggagctgttcctgccagcagcccctgcctgtgcccagctcagctccctgccagtgctgccagagccatccccagcccagtgcccaggggcagctctgcctgggcaggggctgcagagcagatcccagacagcctgaggtggctgggaagggggaggtgttctggggggatgtgcttcctgagaagggcccctggaaatggaggaggtggagctgaagctgggAAGATCCCTGACCCTTCAGCTGAAGGCCCctaccctgccctgccctgaggggtcactccttccacccaccccttctcccccagccccatggcagctccttggccgggctgagagctgaccctggcaggcagcagagtccctgccccagcacacagagccctgggggcaggaccctgctctgcaccacagccctgggcacccctggctgcacccccaccttcccaccccacagccagccctgccacagggaaccttctggccctgggcctctgatggggcagcagcaagtcctgctctgcagcagcttctcctgctgcactccaggaaatccagcagagccatcctgacagctcctgccactgctgccatttggcagctggcagaggcacttgcaggaactcacctgcactgctctgcagccacagcctgaccctggcaaagggctggcaaggttcctcccctgagcagctctgccctgtcctcccagcccaggatcccttgaacctcctgctcccttctcctctctgcccttgctgcctgcagctcctgccctgctctgccatatggccacttcccctgcactgcagcaactgggagagtcctgctgaaagatcctagaagctgtgggatgtgccagctttaggagatgcctccaggaaggcaagttgaactttcctacagccagagaattcttccttcaaatcctggaaAGATTTCtcctgtagtgagagctcagtcacctcccaacccaggctgcctctcatctctctgccttctctcctgtgccctgggtgctgcaggcagtgccctcagccctgctgggctgtgcagaggagctgctcaccagcagagctgtctctctgaAGCTCTccttgcttgccaggagctcccagtgtgccaggagcctggcccagctcagcagcacagcaacagctccaggcatttcatgaccctcaggggactttgatgttgtttacatgagactcagtccctgagagtgaGTTCAAACAACATAtgaagaagtcaaagtgagattgaaacactaaagtttcttgtagtgctaatgagtctcactgtgggacacaactgagaaggtgtccccaggttccagttagagcagaaaactgcagacagtgatgacaaggatggacaagcaagggaaaggtgacTGATGCTGAACAAagcttgacttgtttccttaatccaacaggccaagccctgacccccagcccctgggaaggcagatcctgtccctgcctcattcctcagggttcttcctggggcactgggatgtgggatgtgcaatgccaagggcaggaccatggggtggcacctgccaggctgctgagcagggacaaggaggccatgaggccccagggctgtgagggccactcccctcctcctggcctcaggggcacagacagcagccacggccaaaggcctgcagaaggtggctgtgtcagggcctttcagcttctccccatccctgactcctctccagcccaggctgtcctacggtgtccatgccctgcccctttccctgcaggctgtcgtcatccccccggctgccccacctggctggcaccttcctgcactgacatctctgcgtcctccctggctcttcctgcacacacaaagccttgggctcatccaggctcctgctttgtgacatattgcaccacagcACTGCCCTTGGAGGggaatttctgacttcttgtcaccagtctaggccaccccagctgcccttggtggcactagttctttcttaggctgttttctgacaggaagaaaagctccaccagctctgacaccccccttccagacctctcaggctactcctctactgtcctcaatcttcacaccactgacccctgagtcctcagtCTCTATATACGagtcatg
This Pseudopipra pipra isolate bDixPip1 chromosome W, bDixPip1.hap1, whole genome shotgun sequence DNA region includes the following protein-coding sequences:
- the LOC135405456 gene encoding olfactory receptor 14J1-like — encoded protein: MPNSSSMPQFLLLALADRRELQLLHFWLFLAISLAALLANGLILSALACDHHLHTPMGFFLLNLSLTDLGCICTTVPKAMHNSLWDTTTISYTGCAAQLFFFQFFITAEFSLLTIMCYDRYVAICKPLHYGTLLGSRACTHMAAAAWATAFLYSLLHTANTFSLPLCQGNALGQFFCEVPQILKLSCSSTYLREIGLLAFSAFPFWGCFVFIVFSYVQIFRAVLRIPSHEGRYKAFSTCLPHLAVLSLFLSTGMFSHLRPPSISSPSLDLVVAVLYSVVPPALNPLIYSLRNQELKDALRKMMIGCFSEAESCLFSSVNHS